The window GCCCACAGGGCCAGGGCGTGGCCGTCGCCGGTGGACTCCCAGGAGTTGGTCGTCACCTTGTAGGCCTTGCCCACCCCACCGGTGGCGACGATCGCCGCCTTGGACCGGAAGACGACGAAGCGTCCCGACTCACGCCAGTACCCGAGGGCGCCGGTGACGTGGCCGTCGCTGGTGAGGAGGCGGATGATCGTGCACTCCATGAACACGTCGATGCCCCGGTGGACCGAGTGGTGCTGAAGGGTGCGGATCATCTCCAGGCCCGTGCGGTCCCCCACGTGGGCCAGTCGGGCGAAGCGGTGCCCTCCGAAGTCACGCTGCAGGATGCGGCCGTCGGGGGTGCGGTCGAACAGGGCACCCCATTCCTCCAGCTCGAGCACCCGCTCGGGCGCTTCCTGGGCGTGGATCTGGGCCATGCGCCAGTTGTTGAGGAACTTGCCTCCGCGCATCGTGTCCCGGAAGTGCACCATCCAGTTGTCCTCGGGGTACACGTTGCCCAGCGACGCGGCGATGCCGCCCTCGGCCATGACGGTGTGGGCCTTGCCGAGCAGCGATTTGCACACCAGGCCGGTCCGGGCCCCCTCCGCCGACGCGGCAATGGCCGCCCGCAGGCCGGCGCCCCCGGCCCCGATGACCAGCACGTCGAGCTCGTGGGTCTCGAACTCGGCCATCAGATGAATCTCGGGTCGTGGAAGGCGCCGATGGCCACCAGCCAGATGTAGAGGTCGGCGAGCGCGACCCAGATCAGGCTTGCCCACGCCCAGAACATGTGGCGCCCGTTGAGAACGCTGAGATGGCGCCACAGCCAGTGGCGGATGGGTGCCTTGCTGAAGGAGTTGAGGTTCCCCCCGCAGAGGTGCCGGCACGAGTGGCACCCGAGCGTGTACCCCCAGATCAGCACGGCGTTGACGACGAGTATGAGCGTGCCGAGGGCCACCCCGATGCCACCGGGGAAGCGGAAGGCGGCGATGGCGTCCCAGGTGAGGACGCCCGCAAAGATAAGGGCGAAGTAGAAGAAGTAGCGGTGGATGTTCTGCAGGATGAGCGGGAAGCGCGTCTCGCCCGTGTAGCGGGGCCGCGCGTCGGCCACCGCGCACGCCGGGGGCGCCCACCAGAAGGAGCGGTAGTAGGCGCGGCGGTAGTAGTAGCAGGTGAGGCGGAAGCCCAACGGGAAGACCAGGACGAGGATCGCCGGCGACCATGTCCACCAGGGGCCGACGATGGCGTCGTTCTTGTACTGGCAGATCTGGGCGATGCAGGGGGAGTAGAAGGGCGACAGGTAGTCGCGGCCCATGCGGGGACCGACGTAGTAGTTGTTGCCCCTCAGCGCCGCCCAGGTGCTGATCGCCGCGAATCCGCTGAGCCCTAGCACGGTGAGAACGGGGCCGACCCACCACCGGTCTCGCCTGAGGGTCTTGACCGGCGGCCCGCCGCGGACGCCGTCGATGGCGACCGGGGTGGCGGTCGCCTCCTGCACCGTGCTCACGCAGTCTCCTGTGGGCTCTGACCGGCGCCGTGTCCACTGACGGACGACGGGCCCGGTTGTCGCGCCGCCTCGCTGGGCGGGGCTGTGACCGTCGAGTTTCAGCCCGATCTTCGCACCGTGACGCCCCCAGAAAAAAATCGGCGCCCGGCGCGGCCCTGGCCTGACAGAGCCGGGCGCGTGTGGACGCGCGTCCGAATCGGGCCCCGGGCCGGCTCGGGCGCGTGAACCCCGCGGCCCGTCCGCGGTGGGCCCGCCTCCCGGGCGGGCCTAGGCTTGCCGCCATGAGCTCCCGCCCCGCAACCCTCGGCCAGCTGCGCGAGTCCGGTTGGGTGTCCGTGCCCGTGAAGCAGGAGGTCAGGCGCAACGCCATTGCCCGCATCGCCGCCGGCCGACCGCTCGTCGAGGGCGTGGTCGGCTTCGACGACACGGTGCTGCCCCAGCTCGAGAACGCCATGCTGGCCGGCCACGACGTGATCTTCCTGGGCGAGCGGGGCCAGGCCAAGACGAGGATGATCCGATCCCTCGTCGAGCTCCTCGACGAGTGGCTGCCGGTCGTCGCAGGCTCCGAGATCAACGACGACCCCTACCACCCCGTGTCGAGGCATGCCCGCGACCTGGTCGCCGAGCGGGGCGACGACACCCCGATCGACTGGGTCCACCGCCACGTCCGTTTCGGCGAGAAGCTGGCGACACCTGACACCTCGATCGCCGATCTCATCGGCGAGGTGGACCCGATCCGGGTCGCCGAGGGCCGGTACCTCTCCGACGAGCTCACCCTGCACTACGGGCTGGTTCCCCGGACCAACCGGGGCATCTTCGCCATCAACGAGCTCCCCGATCTGGCCGAGCGAATCCAGGTGGGCCTCCTCAACGTCCTGGAAGAGCGGGACGTGCAGATCAGGGGCTACAAGATCCGGCTCCCGCTGGACGTGATGCTCGTCGCCTCGGCGAACCCGGAGGACTACACCAACCGGGGCCGGATCATCACCCCGCTGAAGGACCGTTTCGGCGCCCAGATCCGCACCCACTACCCGCTGGACCTCCCCACCGAGCTGGAGGTCGTGCACCAGGAGGCCCGCCCGCTGGCGAGCGACGGGCTGCGGATCCAGGTCCCCGACTTCATGGCCGACATCGTGGCCGGGCTCAGCCAGTTGGCGCGCGGGAGCAGCAGCGTCAACCAGCGCTCGGGGGTGTCGGTCCGGTTGAGCATCACCAACTACGAGACCCTGGTTGCCAACGCCGCCCGGCGGTCGCTCCGCTCCGGCGAGCCGGACGTGGTCCCCCGGGTCAGCGATCTCGAGGCGCTCGCCTCCTCCACGGGCGGAAAGGTCGAGATCGAGACCCTGGAGGAGGGGCGAGACGACCAGGTCGTGGAGCGGCTGGTCAAGGCGGCGGTCCTGAGCACGTTCAAGCAGCGCTGCCCCACGGAGCAGTACCGGGACGTCGTGCAGGCCTTCGAGGACGGCACCGTGGTCCACACAGGCGACGACGTGAGCTCGGCCGCCTACGTCGACACGCTCGCCCACATGCCGGGGCTGAAGGCCCCCGTCATGGCGCTGGCGGGGAGCGAGACGCCTGCCGCCGTGGCCAGCGCCATGGAGTTCGTGCTCGAGGGCCTCCATCTGTCCAAACGGCTCAACAAGGATGCCGTGGGCGGGCGCGCCACCTATCGGGGACGGGGCTGACCGGGTGCCCTGGGCCTACCGTTACGGCCGCTGGGACGGCACCCAGGTCGGATTCGACCTGGGTGCCGAAGACGTCCTCTCGGAGATCACCGACGACCTCCTGTACCACGGCGATCTCAACGCCGCCCTGCGCCGCATGCTGCAGTCGGGGTTCCGCGATCGCAACCAGGAGCGGGTGGCGGGGGTCCGCGAGCTGCTCGAGCGTCTTAGGCGGCGACGCCGTGACGAGCTGGAGCGCTACGACCTCGGCGGCGTCTACGACGACATCGCCCAGGAGCTGCGCGATGTGATGGACACCGAGCGCGCGGGCATCGAGGAGCTGCGGGAGGAGGCGCGGGCTTCGGGTGACGAGCGGCGCCAGGAGATCACCGACCAGGTGGCCGACGAGCGCCGGCTCCAGCTCGACCTCATGCCTCCCGACCTGGCCGGGCAGGTTCGGTCCCTCCAGGAGTACGAGTTCACCTCCTCGGAGGCCAGGGAGCGCTTCGACCAGCTCATGGACAAGCTGCGCCAGCAGCTCATGCAGAGCTACTTCAACCAGATGTCGGGGGCCATGCAGAGCACCACCCCCGAGCAGATGCAGCGGATGAAGGACATGTTCGATGCCCTGAACCGCATGCTGGAGCAGCGGGAGCGCGGCGAGCCCACCGACCCCAGCTTCGAGCAGTTCATGCAGCGCTTCGGCGATTTCTTCCCCGGCAATCCTCAGAACCTGGACGAGCTGCTGGAGCAGATGGCCGAGCAGATGGCCGCCATGCAGGCCATGCTCAACTCGATGACCCCCGAGCAGCGGGCGCAGCTCCAGGGCCTGGCGGAGCAGCTGCTCGAGGATCTCGACCTGCGTTGGCAGGTCGATCGCCTGGCCCACAACCTCCAGGGCGCGTTTCCGGACGCCGGGTGGGGACGGAGCTACTCGTTCAGCGGCTCCGATCCGCTGGGGTTCGCCGAGGCCGCCCAGCTGATGGACCGGCTCGGCGACATCGACCAGCTCGAGAACCTCCTCCGGTCGGCGTCGAGCCCGGGAGCGCTGGCCGATGCGGACGTGGACCGGGCGCGGGACCTGCTGGGCGAGGACGCCGCCCGTTCGCTCGACCGCCTGAGCCAGCTGGCCAAGATGCTCGAGGAGGCGGGGCTCATCGAGCAGCGTGAGGGCCGCTACGAGCTGACGCCCAGGGGTATGCGCAAGATCGGGCAGAACGCCCTGTCCGACCTGTTCTCCAAGCTGGCCAAGGACCGTCTGGGCCGCCACCAGATGGACCGGTCGGGCGTCGGTCAGGAGCTGGCCTACGAGACCAAGGCCTACGAGTTCGGCGATCCGTTCAACCTGAACATCGAGCGCACGGTGCGCAACGCCATCCAGCGCGATGGGGGCGGGACGCCAGTCAGCCTCACGCCGGACGACTTCGAGGTCGAGCGCACCGAGAACCTGACCCGGTCGTCAACGGTCCTCATGGTCGACCTGTCGCTGTCGATGCCGATGCGGGACAACTTCCTCGCCGCCAAGAAGGTGGCGATGGCCCTGCACTCGCTCATCTCCACCCAGTTCCCCCGGGACTACCTGGGACTGGTCGGCTTCAGCGAGGTGGCCCGGGAGCTCAAGCCTCAACAGCTTCCGGAGGTCTCCTGGGACTTCGTCTACGGCACGAACATGCAGCATGCCCTGCTGTTGAGCCGGCGCATGCTCGGTCGCCAGACGGGGACCAAGCAGATCATCATGATCACCGACGGTGAGCCGACGGCCCATCTGATGGCTGACGGCGAGGTCTTCTTCAGTTACCCCCCGGTGCGCGAGACGGTCGACGCCACGCTCACCGAGGTCGCTCGGTGTACTCGGGATGGCATCAGGATCAACACGTTCATGCTCGATGCCACCGGATACCTCAAGACCTTCGTCGAGAAGCTCACTCGGCTCAACCAGGGGCGGGCCTTCTTCACCACCCCCGAGACCCTCGGCGACTACGTCCTGGTCGACTTCATCGAGCAGAAGCGGGCCATGCGAGGCCGGGCCGGACGCACGGCCTGAGCTTCCCGAAGCTCGCTCGCCGCCCTCTCTCCGCCAAGGACCCCCTTGCACAGGCGCGCCCGAAGGAGCATGATGACACGAATGTAATTACATCGGTGCGACACGCCGACGAGGGGAGGTGTGCCGATGGAGAGTTTGTTGCAGCTGCTCGACGAGGGAAAAAGTGGGTGGCAGGCACAAGCCAACTGCATGGGTGTCGATCCCGACCTGTTCTTTCCGGAACGGGGCGGCTCGACCCGAGAGGCCAAGGAGGTCTGCCGAGGTTGCGTTGTGCGCGAGGACTGCCTCGAGTACGCGTTGGCCAACGGCGAGAAGTTCGGGATTTGGGGGGGCATGAGCGAGCGGGAGCGGCGCCGGGTGCGACGGGCGCGGGCCCTGAGCCTGCGGCAGGCGGCGGCGCTGTCGAAGTCTTCAGCCTGACCCTGGGCCCCCGATCAGCGGATCCGCGCTGATTCGAGGCGGGCTTCGACTGTCCGCGACGTATCCAGGTCCAGCTCGCTCCAGCGGCGAGCCGGAGTCGCGGCGAGAACGGCAGCGGGCACCAGGCCGACCAGCTCGGCCCGGTCGATCTCGGCCCGGCGGGCCACGGCGTCGAACACGGCGGCTGGCCCGACACGGAGCGGGTCGATGAGGTTGCAGGAGACCTGGGCGCGAGCACCGACCTCGAGACCGAGGGCGCGGACGGCCGGCGTGCGAAGCTCGGCGGCGAGCTCTCGAGCGAGGGACACGTCGGGCTCTACCAACCACAGGTTGTAGGCGACGAGCGGGCCACGGGCGCCGACGGCGGTGGCTCCGGCCGTCGGGTGTGGCGTCGCCGGACCCGTGTCCGGCCGAAGGGCGCGGAATGCCCCCCGGCGCACCTCGGGCAACGAGCGCTCCGGGCCGAACAGCAGGCAGGGGAGCGCCAGGTCGCGCCCCGCCCACACCGCGAAGCGGTCCCTGGCGGCGATGGCGTCGGCCAGGTCGGTCGAATGCTCGCTCGTGAGCGAGCTGAGCGGGACGAAGGGCACGACGTCGACGACTCCCAGTCTGGGATGAGCGCCCTGGTGGTCGGTGATGTCGAGCTCGTCGACGGCGCGGGCACTGACGGCGCGCGCCGCCTCCACGACATCGGGTCCGCCGAGCGTGAGCACCGACCGGTGATGGTGTCGGTCGCTGTGCACGTCGAGCAGGCTCGGACCCGCGGTGGCGGCGATGCCAGCGATGACGTCGCCTCGACGCCCCTCGCTCAGGTTGATCACGCACTCCAACAGCGGACCCACTCCAGCACCAGCCCGTCGAGGGACACTAGCGTGAGGACATCAGAGCAGGTGGCGGCGGTGACCGAGGTTCCCCGTGTTCAGACCCCAGCTCGCCCCCGGGAACCAGTGGGTCCTCTCCCGGCGTTCCTGTGGGAGAGACCGAGCCGGTCCCTGATTGGGAAGGGGTGGCGCGCACCTACGGCCGGTTTCTGTACACGATCGCCTATCGCCTGACCGGAGACCCCGATGATGCCCAGGACCTTGTCCAGGAGACCCTGTTGCGGGTCCGGAGAGGGTTGCGCACGTATCGACCGGGCTCGATGGAGGGATGGTTGAGCCGCATCGTCACCAACGCCTTTCTCGACGATGTGCGCCGGCGCCGTCGGCGCCCGGTGGAATCGCTCGGCGACGAGCCTGACGGCGCATTCGGCACATCACCGGGGGCAGACGAGGCGATGATGGCCGAGGCGCTGCCCGCCGATGTCGAGCAGGCCCTCTTGCGGGTGCCCGAGGAGTTCCGTGTCGCGGTGGTCCTCTGCGACGTCGTGGGACTGTCCTACGAGCAGATCAGCGAGGCCCTCGGGATCCCGCTCGGCACCGTGCGCAGCCGGATCCATCGGGGCCGGGCCCTGCTGCGGGAGGCGCTCTCGTGAGCGGGGTGACCCCCCCCGGCGACCGCTCGGTCTGGGAGCGCCCCGCCGGCGAGCCCATGGACGGCCATCTCGGCGATCGGCTCAGCTCGTTGCTTGACGGGGAGCTTTCGGCAGACGAGACGGCCGCCGCCCGCCGCCATTTGGCGGAGTGCGAGGCCTGCGCGGGGGAGCTCGCTGAGATCGAGCGGACGCGCCAGCTGCTGCGCGGCCTGGAGGCGCCCAGGCCGCCCGAGAGCTTCGTCCCCAGCTTGTTGCGTCGCCACCGGCGGCTGACGCTGCTCGTCGCCGCCGCGTCGGTGATCGCCGGTGTCGCGGCCGCGCTCGTCTTCGCCTTGAGCCCGCCTCGCCAGAGCGTCACTCCGCCCGTCAACCAGTTCGAGCGCATCCACGCCACGTCGACCCCGAGCCCCGACCCCATCTCCGAGATGGCGCCCGTCGGGGTCCCGTCGGGCACCGGTCGCTGACATGACCCGTCGGCGCGTCGGCAGGGTCGTCCTCGTCCTGACCGGCGCCATCGTGGCGATTCCCACCGCCGCCGTGGTCGCCGCCGGGGTGGTGGACGCCGGCGCGTCCGCCGGCTCTGTCGGTTCGGTCGGCTCTGTCGGTTCCGCGGGGCCGGCAGGCAGCGACGCCGTGAGCCCCGACGGGCGCCTCGAGGGACTCGACTTCGATGGTCTCGTGCAGTTCAGCTGGGTCGACCGGTCGGGCGTCCACACCACTCGGCTCCCGGTGCAGGGCGCCGGCGGCGTCGTTCGCATCGGCGGACCGGGTGGACCGCAGGGTGTGGAGTGGCCCGCCGAGGTGGGGCCGCTGCCTTCGCTCTCGGGCAAGTACCACGCCACCGAGGCCAATGGGCCGGTGGTCGCTGGCCGGCCGACCACGGTGATGCAGATCTCGTCGGCCGCCGGATCCAGGGAGACCCTCGCCGTGGACCAGGCCACGGGGCTGGTCCTCGCCCGGGCTGAGCTCGACAGCAACGGCTCGGTGGTGCGGTCGATGAAGTTCGACGATCTGACCCTGCGCCTGACCCACGCGCCGGGCGCTCCCGTCCGCTCAACGGCCCGGTCCACCGCCAAGGCCGCCCCCGCCCGGCTGTCGGAGGAGTACTCGGCGCCGACACGGCTGGCCGACGGCTACAGGCGGGTGCAGACCGAGTCAGTTGCCGGTGGCCTGCGGGTCGTCTACAGCGACGGCGTCCACGGGCTGTCGGTCTTCGAGCAGCCGGGCCATCTCTCGGGATCGAGGCGCAGCTACCAGTGGGCGGGAGGCGAGGTAGTCACCTGGCAGGACGGACCGACCGTGTTGACGGCGATCGGCGACGGACCCTCCACCGATGTGCAGGCCGCCGCCCGTTCGATTCCCCAGCCTCACCAGCTGAGCCTGTTGGGACACCTCAGGTCGCTATCCCGCGAGGTCGTCGACACCCTCAGCGGGAGTCAGTGACCGTCTCGAGCCTCCGCCGCCGGGCGATCCGCCGGCGCTCACGCTCCGAGGCCCCGCCCCAGACGCCGTGGTCGATCCGGTTGAGCAGGGCGTACTCCAGGCACGGAGCCTTGACCGGGCAGTCAGCGCAAATGCGGCGTGCGACCTCGACCCCCACACCATCGTTGGGGAAGAAGACCGAGGGGGCCATGTCCTGGCACTTGCCCGCTGTCATCCATTCGGTGTCCATGTCACCTCCGTCTCTTCCTCAACGCTGGGAAGGGCCGATTGGTTCCTCGGGGTGGAGTACGTCGCCGACGAGCCCCGGGATGGCGCCCCACTAACCTGGAGCCAACCGCCTGGCCGGCCGGAGAGGCAGGCCGGCGGTGACGACGCCGAGGAGGAGATCATGTCGCAGCTGCCCGAGGATCTGGAGGCACCGCAGCCTCCCCGGGGGCACGTTCGGGTGGTCTACCTGGGTCCGGTCGCCCCCCACTGGGAGGTGCAGTCCGATTTCGGCGATCGCGCCCTGATCGAGGAGTTCCGGCAGCGGACGCTGGCCCGGTTGGTGCTGCTTCCTCCCCACGACCCCCAATTCCGCCGCAACCGGGAGCGGGTGGTTCGGGACGCCGAGCGGGAGAACCTCCTCCTCGACTGGGATCTCGGCATCCCCGAGGTCGACGAGATGGACGAACAGGCGTAGCTGGCCTCAGATCCCCCTCGACATGCGCGTACTGGTCACCAACGACGACGGGGTCGGCAGCCGCGGCCTGGCGGCGCTCGCCGCTGCCATGGCCGAGGACGGACACGACCTCCTGGTAGCGGCGCCGCTCGATGACCGCAGCGGCAGCAGCTCGGCGATCGGCCCCGTCGCCCAGAACGAAGGGATCTCCTATGAGTCCGTCTCCCTGCCCGGTGCACAGGGGCTGGAGGCCCTGGGGGTCGACGGACCGCCGGCGCTGATCGTCCTGCTGGCCCGCCTGGGCGGGTTTGGGACTCCGCCCGAGCTCGTGGTCTCGGGCATCAATCCCGGACACAACACAGGCCGGTCGACGTTGCACTCGGGGACCGTCGGCGCCGCGCTCACGGCGGCCAACTTCGGCATCTCCGGCCTGGCCGTGAGCACGGGTGTCGGCGAGGAGATCCACTGGGCTACCGCCGCCCGGATGGCGGTGCTGGCGACGAGGTGGCTGATCGACGCCCCGAAGGCCACGGTTGTCAACCTCAACGTGCCCAACATGGCCATGTCGGATCTCGCGGGCGTGCGCGTGGCTCCCTTGGCGTCCTTCGGGACCGTTCGCAGCGCCATCACCGATGCCGGACGGGGGAAGCTCCAGATCGAGCTGCGGGACACCGACGTCGAGCTGGATCCGGACAGCGACACCGCGATCGTGGGCCGAGGCATCGTCGCCGTGACGCCGATCGTGGGGATCCGGGCGGCAGGCGAGACCGACGTCGCCGCCTTCCTCGAGAAGGAGCTCACGCGGCCAGGCCAGGAGTGGCCGGGAGGGCTGGCCGCCTCGGGGTCGTGAGCGCGCTGGGCGTCGCCGTGCTGGCCGACACTCACATCCGCCGCGGCGGGCGACGCCGCCTGCCGGCCACCGCCTACGCCGTGCTCGAGCGGGCGGACGTCATCCTCCATGGCGGCGACGTGGTCGATCACGACCTGCTCACCGAGCTCGGACACCTGGCCCCGACCCACGCGGTGCTGGGGAACAACGACGGCGACCTGGCCGGGGTGCTGCCCGGCACCCAGCTGATGGACCTGGCTGGTGTGTCGGTCGCCATGGTGCACGACAGCGGCCCCCGCCGGGGCCGAGAGGCCAGGTTGCGGCGGCAGTTTCCCGCCGCTGACGTGGTGGTGTTCGGCCACAGCCACGAACCCGTCGACACGATCGGCCTCAGC of the Acidimicrobiales bacterium genome contains:
- a CDS encoding FAD-binding protein codes for the protein MAEFETHELDVLVIGAGGAGLRAAIAASAEGARTGLVCKSLLGKAHTVMAEGGIAASLGNVYPEDNWMVHFRDTMRGGKFLNNWRMAQIHAQEAPERVLELEEWGALFDRTPDGRILQRDFGGHRFARLAHVGDRTGLEMIRTLQHHSVHRGIDVFMECTIIRLLTSDGHVTGALGYWRESGRFVVFRSKAAIVATGGVGKAYKVTTNSWESTGDGHALALWA
- a CDS encoding sigma 54-interacting transcriptional regulator, which produces MSSRPATLGQLRESGWVSVPVKQEVRRNAIARIAAGRPLVEGVVGFDDTVLPQLENAMLAGHDVIFLGERGQAKTRMIRSLVELLDEWLPVVAGSEINDDPYHPVSRHARDLVAERGDDTPIDWVHRHVRFGEKLATPDTSIADLIGEVDPIRVAEGRYLSDELTLHYGLVPRTNRGIFAINELPDLAERIQVGLLNVLEERDVQIRGYKIRLPLDVMLVASANPEDYTNRGRIITPLKDRFGAQIRTHYPLDLPTELEVVHQEARPLASDGLRIQVPDFMADIVAGLSQLARGSSSVNQRSGVSVRLSITNYETLVANAARRSLRSGEPDVVPRVSDLEALASSTGGKVEIETLEEGRDDQVVERLVKAAVLSTFKQRCPTEQYRDVVQAFEDGTVVHTGDDVSSAAYVDTLAHMPGLKAPVMALAGSETPAAVASAMEFVLEGLHLSKRLNKDAVGGRATYRGRG
- a CDS encoding WhiB family transcriptional regulator — encoded protein: MESLLQLLDEGKSGWQAQANCMGVDPDLFFPERGGSTREAKEVCRGCVVREDCLEYALANGEKFGIWGGMSERERRRVRRARALSLRQAAALSKSSA
- a CDS encoding sigma-70 family RNA polymerase sigma factor — encoded protein: MARTYGRFLYTIAYRLTGDPDDAQDLVQETLLRVRRGLRTYRPGSMEGWLSRIVTNAFLDDVRRRRRRPVESLGDEPDGAFGTSPGADEAMMAEALPADVEQALLRVPEEFRVAVVLCDVVGLSYEQISEALGIPLGTVRSRIHRGRALLREALS
- a CDS encoding zf-HC2 domain-containing protein, with translation MSGVTPPGDRSVWERPAGEPMDGHLGDRLSSLLDGELSADETAAARRHLAECEACAGELAEIERTRQLLRGLEAPRPPESFVPSLLRRHRRLTLLVAAASVIAGVAAALVFALSPPRQSVTPPVNQFERIHATSTPSPDPISEMAPVGVPSGTGR
- a CDS encoding WhiB family transcriptional regulator, with product MDTEWMTAGKCQDMAPSVFFPNDGVGVEVARRICADCPVKAPCLEYALLNRIDHGVWGGASERERRRIARRRRLETVTDSR
- a CDS encoding 5'/3'-nucleotidase SurE, coding for MRVLVTNDDGVGSRGLAALAAAMAEDGHDLLVAAPLDDRSGSSSAIGPVAQNEGISYESVSLPGAQGLEALGVDGPPALIVLLARLGGFGTPPELVVSGINPGHNTGRSTLHSGTVGAALTAANFGISGLAVSTGVGEEIHWATAARMAVLATRWLIDAPKATVVNLNVPNMAMSDLAGVRVAPLASFGTVRSAITDAGRGKLQIELRDTDVELDPDSDTAIVGRGIVAVTPIVGIRAAGETDVAAFLEKELTRPGQEWPGGLAASGS
- a CDS encoding metallophosphoesterase family protein — its product is MSALGVAVLADTHIRRGGRRRLPATAYAVLERADVILHGGDVVDHDLLTELGHLAPTHAVLGNNDGDLAGVLPGTQLMDLAGVSVAMVHDSGPRRGREARLRRQFPAADVVVFGHSHEPVDTIGLSRQRLFNPGSPTERRRQPSHTMGWLALADGRVAEHRIIVL